In a genomic window of Lepisosteus oculatus isolate fLepOcu1 chromosome 3, fLepOcu1.hap2, whole genome shotgun sequence:
- the LOC102697207 gene encoding CLOCK-interacting pacemaker isoform X1 has translation MRGVRRSQTVSQIPGRRTLPVPRGFGADSESRFWPGRDPVRPQLPTSTPSIREWEGRGDSHACPVKVRLCEASTAEAVGTMPQEKQCPGERPPRSASKNAKEKSNSAALRAELGAAGLGRVGGPGRCESEKDSGYSDGGSDCLQTDPQDQRSSVRQHCGVPGRGAAFGDLTPVYIVKNLVLKQTPSDQILHGQLAWGGQHAVGSASGQPAAQLLFIQQPGAGTGAAAASPGPLKPQPKKAGRDTYLPILHSYPRIAPHPSKGGPAGTAAGGGVPAEALRGHCQSKRVCVEDRREVVTSSELPEQDAKPKPPGLRPAPPGVPPASPPEPSGVGSPSVSSSEAPPQEARAARKHVSNLAKQRRFLNTVEILSHSGLLGITLRTKELIRQSCSTKREIAELRQHTHLLCQAVHTNDPRAWAQLEEAMVSSGHYPDLDRGLCCAARPANTQGKSPGLTGPAAPGLPPEGPGAPPPSPGRAIDLSRRRRAAPLSPLNVPPDSSTHACLS, from the exons ATGCGAGGAGTTCGCCGATCCCAGACAGTCTCCCAGATCCCGGGGAGACGCACCCTGCCGGTCCCGAGGGGGTTCGGAGCTGACAGCGAGAGCCGGTTCTGGCCGGGGAGAGACCCAGTGAGGCCACAGTTACCCACCTCCACGCCCTCGATCCGAGagtgggaggggaggggggactCTCACGCGTGTCCTGTGAAAGTCAGGCTTTGTGAGGCTTCAACAGCAGAG GCTGTGGGCACCATGCCACAGGAGAAGCAGTGCCCGGGGGAGCGCCCGCCCCGCAGTGCCAGCAAGAACGCCAAGGAGAAGAGCAACAGCGCCGCCCTGCGGGCCGAGCTGGGCGCGGCGGGGCTGGGGCGCGTGGGGGGGCCGGGCCGCTGCGAGTCGGAGAAGGACTCCGGCTACTCCG ACGGCGGCTCGGACTGCCTCCAGACCGACCCGCAGGACCAGCGGAGCAGCGTGAGGCAGCACTGCGGGGTCCCGGGCCGGGGGGCCGCCTTTGGGGACCTGACGCCTGTCTACATCGTGAAGAACCTGGTGCTGAAGCAG ACCCCCTCTGACCAGATCCTCCATGGCCAGCTGGCGTGGGGAGGGCAGCACGCCGTGGGCAGTGCCAGCGGGCAGCCCGCCGCCCAGCTCCTCTTCATTCAGCAGCCGGGAGCGGGCACTggtgccgccgccgcctccccCGGCCCCCTCAAGCCCCAGCCCAAGAAGGCTGGCAGAGACACCTACCTGCCCATCCTCCACTCCTACCCCCGCATCGCGCCGCACCCCAGCAAGGGCGGGCCAGCGGGGACGGCAGCGGGGGGCGGGGTCCCGGCCGAGGCCCTGCGGGGCCACTGCCAGAGCAAGCGGGTGTGCGTGGAGGACAGGAGGGAGGTGGTGACCTCTTCCGAGCTCCCGGAGCAGGACGCCAAGCCCAAGCCGCCAGGCCTGCGGCCCGCCCCCCCCGGCGTCCCGCCAGCCAGCCCCCCCGAGCCCTCCGGCGTGGGCTCCCCCTCCGTCTCCAGCTCTGAGGCGCCCCCCCAGGAAGCCCGGGCCGCCAGGAAGCACGTCTCCAACCTGGCCAAGCAGCGCCGGTTCCTGAACACGGTGGAGATCCTCAGCCACTCGGGCCTGCTGGGCATCACGCTGCGCACCAAGGAGCTGATCCGGCAGAGCTGCAGCACCAAGCGCGAGATCGCCGAGCTGCGCCAGCACACGCACCTGCTCTGCCAGGCCGTCCACACCAACGACCCCCGGGCCTGGGCCCAGCTGGAGGAGGCCATGGTGTCCTCGGGCCACTACCCCGACCTGGACCGGGGGCTGTGCTGCGCCGCCCGCCCCGCCAACACGCAGGGGAAGAGCCCCGGCCTCACCGGGCCGGCGGCCCCCGGCCTGCCCCCGGAGGGGCCCGGAGCGCCGCCCCCCTCTCCCGGCCGCGCGATTGACCTGAGCAGGCGGCGGAGAGCGGCCCCCCTGTCCCCCCTGAACGTGCCACCCGACAGCTCCACCCACGCGTGCCTGTCCTAA
- the LOC102697207 gene encoding CLOCK-interacting pacemaker isoform X2 produces MPQEKQCPGERPPRSASKNAKEKSNSAALRAELGAAGLGRVGGPGRCESEKDSGYSDGGSDCLQTDPQDQRSSVRQHCGVPGRGAAFGDLTPVYIVKNLVLKQTPSDQILHGQLAWGGQHAVGSASGQPAAQLLFIQQPGAGTGAAAASPGPLKPQPKKAGRDTYLPILHSYPRIAPHPSKGGPAGTAAGGGVPAEALRGHCQSKRVCVEDRREVVTSSELPEQDAKPKPPGLRPAPPGVPPASPPEPSGVGSPSVSSSEAPPQEARAARKHVSNLAKQRRFLNTVEILSHSGLLGITLRTKELIRQSCSTKREIAELRQHTHLLCQAVHTNDPRAWAQLEEAMVSSGHYPDLDRGLCCAARPANTQGKSPGLTGPAAPGLPPEGPGAPPPSPGRAIDLSRRRRAAPLSPLNVPPDSSTHACLS; encoded by the exons ATGCCACAGGAGAAGCAGTGCCCGGGGGAGCGCCCGCCCCGCAGTGCCAGCAAGAACGCCAAGGAGAAGAGCAACAGCGCCGCCCTGCGGGCCGAGCTGGGCGCGGCGGGGCTGGGGCGCGTGGGGGGGCCGGGCCGCTGCGAGTCGGAGAAGGACTCCGGCTACTCCG ACGGCGGCTCGGACTGCCTCCAGACCGACCCGCAGGACCAGCGGAGCAGCGTGAGGCAGCACTGCGGGGTCCCGGGCCGGGGGGCCGCCTTTGGGGACCTGACGCCTGTCTACATCGTGAAGAACCTGGTGCTGAAGCAG ACCCCCTCTGACCAGATCCTCCATGGCCAGCTGGCGTGGGGAGGGCAGCACGCCGTGGGCAGTGCCAGCGGGCAGCCCGCCGCCCAGCTCCTCTTCATTCAGCAGCCGGGAGCGGGCACTggtgccgccgccgcctccccCGGCCCCCTCAAGCCCCAGCCCAAGAAGGCTGGCAGAGACACCTACCTGCCCATCCTCCACTCCTACCCCCGCATCGCGCCGCACCCCAGCAAGGGCGGGCCAGCGGGGACGGCAGCGGGGGGCGGGGTCCCGGCCGAGGCCCTGCGGGGCCACTGCCAGAGCAAGCGGGTGTGCGTGGAGGACAGGAGGGAGGTGGTGACCTCTTCCGAGCTCCCGGAGCAGGACGCCAAGCCCAAGCCGCCAGGCCTGCGGCCCGCCCCCCCCGGCGTCCCGCCAGCCAGCCCCCCCGAGCCCTCCGGCGTGGGCTCCCCCTCCGTCTCCAGCTCTGAGGCGCCCCCCCAGGAAGCCCGGGCCGCCAGGAAGCACGTCTCCAACCTGGCCAAGCAGCGCCGGTTCCTGAACACGGTGGAGATCCTCAGCCACTCGGGCCTGCTGGGCATCACGCTGCGCACCAAGGAGCTGATCCGGCAGAGCTGCAGCACCAAGCGCGAGATCGCCGAGCTGCGCCAGCACACGCACCTGCTCTGCCAGGCCGTCCACACCAACGACCCCCGGGCCTGGGCCCAGCTGGAGGAGGCCATGGTGTCCTCGGGCCACTACCCCGACCTGGACCGGGGGCTGTGCTGCGCCGCCCGCCCCGCCAACACGCAGGGGAAGAGCCCCGGCCTCACCGGGCCGGCGGCCCCCGGCCTGCCCCCGGAGGGGCCCGGAGCGCCGCCCCCCTCTCCCGGCCGCGCGATTGACCTGAGCAGGCGGCGGAGAGCGGCCCCCCTGTCCCCCCTGAACGTGCCACCCGACAGCTCCACCCACGCGTGCCTGTCCTAA